From Microbacterium croceum, a single genomic window includes:
- a CDS encoding SDR family NAD(P)-dependent oxidoreductase, producing the protein MGLAVGSTVSGRVIVITGGGTGIGAAIAERYASEGAHVVVVGRRPEPLQAVERAVGAHPVVADAADSASAKAAVAEVLATFGRIDVLVANAGGHGFSPVADTDDAGWDAAIRANLTTAFVMARESLPALLESKGQIVIVSSLAGLFAGPSVAGYTVGKHALIGLTRTLARDYGRHGVRVNAVCPGWVQTPMADEEMDEFASHAGLDSREEAYATVTADVPLRRPARPAEIASVVRFLGSGESSYVTGAVIVADGGSHVVDVPTIAFDHAGM; encoded by the coding sequence ATGGGACTTGCGGTCGGATCGACGGTCTCCGGACGCGTCATCGTCATCACCGGAGGAGGCACGGGCATCGGCGCCGCTATCGCCGAGCGCTACGCGTCAGAGGGCGCGCACGTCGTGGTGGTCGGTCGGCGACCGGAGCCGTTGCAGGCCGTCGAGCGCGCCGTGGGCGCGCACCCTGTCGTCGCGGATGCGGCTGACTCGGCATCCGCGAAAGCCGCCGTCGCCGAGGTGCTGGCGACTTTCGGGCGCATCGACGTGCTCGTCGCCAACGCCGGAGGGCACGGCTTCTCGCCGGTCGCCGACACCGACGATGCGGGATGGGACGCCGCGATCCGTGCGAACCTCACGACAGCCTTCGTCATGGCCAGGGAGTCGCTGCCCGCGCTGCTCGAGTCCAAGGGGCAGATCGTGATCGTGTCGTCGCTCGCCGGGCTGTTCGCCGGCCCCTCGGTCGCGGGCTATACGGTCGGCAAGCACGCCCTGATCGGACTCACCCGCACGCTCGCGCGGGACTACGGCCGCCACGGGGTCCGCGTGAACGCGGTCTGCCCCGGCTGGGTGCAGACGCCGATGGCCGATGAGGAGATGGACGAGTTCGCCTCGCACGCCGGGCTCGACTCGCGCGAGGAGGCCTACGCGACGGTCACCGCAGATGTGCCGCTGCGGCGTCCGGCACGTCCGGCCGAGATCGCCTCGGTGGTGCGCTTCCTGGGGTCGGGGGAGTCGTCGTACGTCACCGGGGCAGTGATCGTGGCAGATGGCGGATCGCACGTCGTGGATGTGCCGACCATCGCCTTCGACCACGCCGGGATGTAG
- a CDS encoding HAD-IA family hydrolase gives MTQTINARAVLLDMDGTLVDSTAVVERLWLAWAEPHGIDPATVLSVVHGRQGHQSMAIMLPERDHAINLRENDLMLATEASDVDGVVTIPGAGAVLDALQPFPHAIVTSANVALMTARMQAAGLAVPGITVTAENVSASKPDPEGFLLGAQLLGVDPADCVVFEDSGAGIQAGLAAGMRVLGVGPHAGAHNPTYRVDDLTQVAVVPRSDGFALAIG, from the coding sequence GTGACCCAGACCATCAATGCCCGCGCCGTCCTGCTCGACATGGACGGCACACTCGTCGACTCGACTGCCGTGGTCGAGCGGCTCTGGCTGGCGTGGGCCGAGCCGCACGGGATCGACCCGGCGACCGTGCTGAGCGTGGTCCACGGACGCCAGGGGCACCAGAGCATGGCGATCATGCTCCCTGAACGCGATCACGCCATCAATCTGCGCGAAAACGACCTCATGCTGGCCACCGAGGCGAGCGACGTCGACGGTGTCGTGACGATCCCGGGGGCCGGCGCGGTGCTCGACGCACTGCAGCCCTTCCCGCACGCGATCGTCACCTCGGCGAACGTGGCGCTGATGACCGCACGTATGCAGGCGGCCGGTCTCGCCGTGCCCGGCATCACCGTCACGGCCGAGAACGTGTCGGCGTCGAAGCCAGACCCGGAGGGGTTCCTGCTCGGGGCGCAGCTGCTCGGCGTCGACCCCGCCGACTGCGTGGTGTTCGAGGACTCGGGCGCCGGCATCCAGGCGGGCCTCGCTGCGGGCATGCGGGTGCTCGGGGTCGGACCGCACGCCGGTGCGCACAACCCGACCTACCGCGTGGACGACCTCACGCAGGTCGCCGTGGTTCCCCGCAGCGACGGGTTCGCACTCGCGATCGGCTGA
- a CDS encoding helix-turn-helix domain-containing protein: protein MNGAPAAPAESVSTLVARNISEFRAAVSESFVPLQVSSGGPDHFRGVIRGASVDEVHVTEVRATSHVVERTPELIARGDRSYFKVSLMLAGTGLLIQDDREAVLQAGDLAVYDTDRPYSLVFDEDFRTMVVMFPKHLISLPSDMIGQLTAVRISGHEGLGGMVVPYLTQLAGNLDQLAGTTGARLAHSALDLVTTVFTRELGLDEVSGDPHRALVQRIRAYIDRNLASTDLGPASIASAHFISTRHLHGLFQEQGVTVSTWIRTRRLERCRRDLLDPMLADRPVAAIAARWGFVDAAHFSRAFKSAFGVSPSEYRAAR from the coding sequence ATGAACGGTGCACCCGCTGCCCCCGCCGAATCGGTATCCACTCTTGTCGCCCGCAACATCAGTGAGTTCCGTGCCGCTGTCTCCGAGTCCTTCGTGCCGCTGCAGGTGTCCAGCGGCGGGCCCGACCATTTCCGCGGAGTGATCCGCGGCGCATCGGTCGACGAGGTCCACGTGACAGAGGTGCGGGCGACCTCCCACGTCGTCGAGCGCACCCCCGAGCTCATCGCCCGCGGCGACCGCTCGTACTTCAAGGTGAGCCTGATGCTCGCCGGCACCGGGCTGCTGATCCAGGACGACCGCGAGGCCGTGCTGCAGGCCGGCGATCTCGCCGTCTACGACACCGACCGCCCCTATTCCCTCGTGTTCGACGAGGACTTCCGCACCATGGTCGTGATGTTCCCGAAGCACCTGATCAGCCTGCCCTCCGACATGATCGGCCAGCTCACCGCGGTGCGCATCTCGGGCCACGAAGGCCTCGGCGGCATGGTCGTGCCGTATCTCACGCAGCTGGCCGGCAATCTCGATCAGCTCGCCGGCACCACTGGCGCACGACTCGCCCACAGCGCGCTCGATCTGGTGACGACCGTGTTCACCCGCGAACTCGGACTCGACGAGGTCTCGGGCGATCCGCACCGCGCCCTCGTGCAGCGCATCCGCGCCTACATCGATCGCAATCTCGCGTCGACCGACCTCGGCCCCGCGTCGATCGCCTCCGCGCACTTCATCTCGACGAGGCACCTGCACGGCCTCTTCCAGGAGCAGGGTGTGACGGTGTCGACCTGGATCCGCACGCGGCGACTGGAGCGGTGCCGCCGCGATCTGCTCGACCCCATGCTCGCCGATCGGCCCGTCGCGGCGATCGCCGCACGCTGGGGCTTCGTCGATGCCGCACACTTCAGCCGCGCCTTCAAGTCGGCGTTCGGGGTCTCCCCCAGCGAGTACCGCGCCGCCCGCTGA
- a CDS encoding DUF998 domain-containing protein, translating into MRAFGEWARQVLRQLRGPETADAVFEATALIVGAAFLVIGVAIGWPVFWGHEMAISGSGSIGAFAAYGGAVTAAVAFVLGRWAVRPEERAPDAVRDGFSVPGDRLRWYDLAAIAFAHAAIAYLGWLGVAKLLESSFTDAPVYPFPGAVLVGVAFALTAYVSFLSSVALTPMVLSLVLAVFLVVGAFASMLASNDPHWWRDNLSALGMSSNSASLAFNATLVIAGVMVTTIARYATAGLPATAPDDRRGRFIVRGGLILMGIFLACVGIFPVDEFFLVHNTVATGMTVVFAVVVIGLPWFVRTIPRVFVVFGWAYVLVIILLAAFFAVGYYNLTAVELIAAILIFSWIIVFLRTAGSVASRPVGEREQKAIA; encoded by the coding sequence ATGAGAGCTTTCGGGGAGTGGGCCAGGCAGGTGCTGCGGCAGCTGCGGGGACCGGAGACGGCGGATGCCGTGTTCGAGGCGACCGCGCTGATCGTGGGCGCTGCATTCCTGGTGATCGGCGTGGCGATCGGCTGGCCGGTGTTCTGGGGTCATGAGATGGCGATCAGCGGCAGCGGATCCATCGGCGCCTTCGCGGCCTACGGGGGAGCAGTCACTGCCGCGGTCGCGTTCGTGCTCGGACGTTGGGCCGTGCGTCCCGAGGAGCGCGCTCCGGATGCCGTGCGCGATGGCTTCAGCGTGCCGGGCGACCGCCTGCGCTGGTACGACCTCGCGGCGATCGCATTCGCGCATGCCGCGATCGCGTACCTCGGCTGGCTCGGCGTCGCCAAGCTCCTCGAGAGCAGCTTCACGGATGCGCCGGTCTACCCGTTCCCCGGTGCGGTGCTGGTCGGGGTGGCCTTTGCGCTCACGGCCTACGTGTCATTCCTCAGCAGCGTCGCGCTCACGCCGATGGTGCTCTCACTCGTGCTCGCCGTGTTCCTCGTGGTCGGTGCCTTCGCGAGCATGCTCGCCTCGAACGATCCGCACTGGTGGCGCGACAACCTGTCGGCGCTCGGGATGAGCTCGAACAGCGCCTCGCTCGCCTTCAACGCCACCCTCGTCATCGCCGGAGTGATGGTCACGACGATCGCGCGCTATGCCACGGCGGGGCTCCCGGCCACCGCACCCGACGACCGCCGCGGTCGCTTCATCGTGCGCGGAGGTCTGATCCTGATGGGGATCTTCCTGGCCTGCGTCGGCATCTTCCCCGTGGACGAGTTCTTCCTGGTGCACAACACGGTCGCCACCGGGATGACCGTGGTGTTCGCCGTGGTCGTGATCGGACTGCCGTGGTTCGTGCGCACGATCCCACGGGTGTTCGTGGTGTTCGGCTGGGCGTACGTGCTGGTCATCATCCTGCTCGCCGCCTTCTTCGCCGTCGGCTACTACAACCTCACGGCGGTCGAGCTGATCGCGGCGATCCTGATCTTCAGCTGGATCATCGTGTTCCTCCGCACTGCAGGTTCGGTCGCATCACGGCCGGTGGGGGAGCGCGAGCAGAAGGCCATCGCCTGA